In the genome of Ananas comosus cultivar F153 linkage group 11, ASM154086v1, whole genome shotgun sequence, one region contains:
- the LOC109717130 gene encoding disease resistance protein RGA2-like, whose protein sequence is MAEGIAFDLVKGVLGKLGSTLWDKIGLLRSFKDDADDLRSNFSAIQAVLLDAEERSNAEKESHALRDWLRKLKDAAYDADDLLDEIQMQTVLRQQRHEVQNQNQLAEKVREFLSRANPIHLKFKHAMARRMKALREKIDKIAKQRHDFGLVGAGPPRPAEFQRPETFSVVDEKEIVGRDGDKEEIVKLLLESNGDHNVSVIPIVGMGGLGKTTLAQLAFNDGRVTAQQRFDLRVWVCVSTDFRMKKIAKPVISAAGEKCDDLDNADAVASCLVRIFSQRRFLLVLDDVWNEDQDKWEKFKVLFKDGKKGSKILATTRSEKVSEIMKTTEQPHRLKGLSDADCWTLFERRAFKEGEENVYPSLVKIGKQIVKKCGGVPLAANALGSMMRFKIRTEDAWSAIRDSEIWRLEQEGTILPSLKLSYIQMPSALKQCFAYCSIYPKDYEIDKNDLIQQWIALGFISSQETRTSMEDIGNEYFNDLLWMSFLQKVEEDDEQCNGEATTCRMHDLVHDLAQSVAREEVAVIAGEESTEIPEGCRYASIYGRFISRIPTTVLRRLRALQFGESASLIMTFYSEAKCLRLLDLHDSEISMLPSSIGKLKLLRYLNLSSTNIQELPKPIANLCNLQTLNLSGCDEIRTLPKSLERLVNLRILDLSGCRSLTIPDSISNLQSLYTLNLSSCKKAISLEPVSHLKNLRYLDLSDLDFLVTLPESIGSLQSLRILNLSHCISLLSLPSSASDLQNLEKLDISGCRKLCELPKMIQKLTKLRALLNYNCLKLKGMPRGIGKLVSLQRLPLFVVGKQDRVEHCAGISELEHLKLVGELEIKGLENVTSPADAKAANLVEKKLQNLKLEWNDVSGNDDMEEMDAVLENLQPHQNLVNLVIEGYAGGKFPSWMMNRIDSCLPNLVEIELVYMPRCSSLPPLGQLPFLEVLTVQYMPAITNLGAEFYGDDHTNMFPALMTLDLSYTPVLQEWVTMLTVDDEEGRRERVPIFPYLDELSLKECPELRPEPCLPASVEDLTISETSSENLSLILERATPVDGRPPPNRGLRDLTIEECQQLTCLPESLRGLTALHSLRIWDCEDLERIEDWLGELPGLQCLEISGCSSLRYLPAHKMTTLTELSIHDCPLLFDAGGQFVDTSVDHIEEVCVNGREYPYEEQVSNSPQKEKKSWTSCWRKSN, encoded by the exons ATGGCGGAGGGGATTGCATTCGACTTGGTGAAGGGAGTGCTCGGCAAGCTGGGCTCCACTCTATGGGACAAAATCGGGCTGCTGCGGAGCTTCAAGGACGACGCGGACGATCTCAGAAGCAATTTCTCGGCGATCCAAGCGGTGCTTCTCGACGCTGAGGAGAGAAGCAATGCTGAGAAGGAGAGCCACGCGCTGCGCGACTGGCTGCGCAAACTGAAGGACGCCGCGTACGACGCCGACGACCTGCTGGACGAGATCCAGATGCAAACGGTCCTCCGGCAACAGCGGCATGAGGTGCAGAATCAAAACCAGCTTGCTGAAAAGGTACGTGAATTCCTCTCCCGCGCTAATCCGATACATTTGAAGTTCAAGCACGCGATGGCACGTAGGATGAAAGCGCTCAGAGAAAAGATCGATAAGATTGCGAAACAGAGGCATGATTTTGGCCTTGTCGGAGCTGGCCCGCCCCGACCGGCTGAGTTCCAGCGCCCTGAGACATTCTCGGTCGTCGATGAAAAGGAAATAGTCGGGAGAGATGGTGATAAAGAGGAAATTGTGAAGCTTCTGCTGGAGAGTAACGGCGATCACAATGTGTCAGTCATTCCGATCGTGGGTATGGGGGGTTTGGGGAAGACGACGCTCGCTCAGCTGGCCTTCAACGACGGGCGGGTTACGGCCCAGCAGCGCTTTGATCTACGGGTGTGGGTCTGCGTGTCTACTGATTTCCGCATGAAGAAGATTGCAAAGCCGGTGATATCTGCAGCCGGAGAGAAGTGTGATGATCTTGATAACGCGGATGCCGTCGCGAGTTGCCTTGTCAGGATTTTTAGTCAGAGGAGATTTTTGCTGGTGCTGGATGATGTATGGAATGAAGATCAGGACAAGTGGGAGAAATTTAAGGTTTTATTTAAGGACGGCAAGAAGGGAAGCAAAATCTTAGCAACCACACGAAGTGAGAAGGTCTCCGAGATAATGAAGACAACCGAACAACCACACCGCCTGAAAGGCTTATCAGATGCTGATTGTTGGACATTGTTCGAAAGACGGGCATTCAAGGAAGGGGAAGAGAACGTCTATCCGAGTTTGGTCAAAATCGGAAAGCAGATAGTTAAGAAGTGCGGCGGCGTGCCGTTAGCAGCTAATGCTTTAGGAAGTATGATGCGCTTTAAGATCAGGACGGAGGATGCATGGTCCGCTATTAGAGACAGCGAAATATGGAGGTTGGAACAAGAAGGAACTATTTTACCATCATTGAAATTGAGCTACATTCAGATGCCGTCGGCTTTGAAGCAGTGCTTTGCTTACTGCTCCATATACCCCAAGGACTATGAGATTGACAAGAATGACTTGATCCAGCAATGGATTGCTTTAGGCTTCATTTCATCGCAGGAAACAAGGACTTCGATGGAAGATATTGGGAATGAGTACTTTAACGATCTATTATGGATGTCTTTCCTTCAAAAagtggaggaggacgacgagcaATGTAACGGAGAGGCTACCACCTGCCGGATGCATGATTTAGTGCACGACCTCGCACAATCTGTAGCAAGAGAAGAAGTTGCTGTTATAGCTGGAGAAGAGTCAACAGAGATCCCGGAAGGTTGCCGCTATGCATCGATATACGGTCGTTTCATTTCACGGATTCCAACCACAGTTCTGCGGAGGTTGCGAGCTCTCCAATTTGGGGAATCTGCTTCACTAATAATGACTTTTTATAGCGAGGCAAAATGCTTACGCCTGTTGGATTTACATGATTCCGAAATTTCTATGCTGCCAAGCTCAATCGGTAAGTTGAAGCTCTTAAGATACCTCAACCTTTCGTCGACCAATATACAAGAACTGCCCAAACCAATTGCCAACCTTTGCAACTTGCAAACCTTGAATCTTTCGGGCTGCGATGAGATCCGTACATTACCCAAATCTCTAGAAAGGCTTGTGAATTTGCGGATTTTAGATTTAAGTGGGTGTCGATCTCTGACAATACCTGACTCAATTAGCAACCTTCAGAGTTTGTACACACTAAATTTAAGTTCGTGCAAAAAAGCGATATCACTTGAACCTGTAAGTCACCTCAAAAACCTCCGTTACCTTGACCTATCGGATCTAGATTTTTTGGTGACATTACCTGAATCCATTGGGAGTCTTCAAAGCTTGCGTATTCTGAACCTCTCTCACTGCATTTCTCTACTATCATTGCCCTCATCGGCAAGTGATCTCCAGAATTTAGAGAAACTAGACATTAGTGGCTGCCGAAAATTATGTGAGCTGCCTAAAATGATCCAAAAGCTGACCAAACTCAGAGCATTGTTAAACTACAATTGCTTGAAATTGAAGGGCATGCCCCGAGGGATCGGCAAGTTAGTTAGCTTGCAGAGATTGCCCCTTTTTGTCGTCGGCAAGCAAGACCGTGTCGAACATTGTGCTGGCATTTCTGAGCTAGAGCACCTGAAGCTTGTCGGCGAGCTGGAGATCAAGGGTCTCGAAAATGTAACGAGTCCGGCCGACGCCAAGGCGGCaaatttggtggagaagaaacTGCAGAATTTGAAGTTGGAATGGAATGATGTAAGTGGAAACGACGACATGGAGGAGATGGATGCCGTGCTAGAAAATCTTCAACCACATCAAAATTTAGTGAATTTGGTAATAGAAGGCTATGCAGGCGGGAAGTTTCCCAGCTGGATGATGAATAGGATTGACTCGTGCCTCCCAAATCTCGTCGAAATCGAACTTGTATATATGCCCAGGTGCAGCTCACTCCCGCCGCTGGGGCAACTCCCTTTTCTCGAAGTGCTAACTGTACAGTACATGCCCGCGATCACAAATTTGGGCGCAGAATTTTATGGAGATGACCATACAAATATGTTCCCTGCGCTGATGACGCTTGACTTGTCCTACACGCCGGTGCTGCAAGAATGGGTGACGATGCTGACGGTGGATGACGAAGAAGGCAGGCGAGAGCGAGTTCCCATTTTTCCGTATCTCGACGAATTGTCGCTTAAAGAATGTCCTGAATTGAGGCCCGAGCCTTGCCTCCCGGCATCGGTCGAGGATCTGACCATTTCCGAAACAAGCAGCGAGAACCTATCATTAATTCTCGAGCGCGCGACCCCGGTTGACGGCCGGCCGCCGCCAAATAGGGGGCTGCGGGATCTAACAATAGAAGAATGTCAGCAGCTAACTTGTTTGCCCGAGAGCTTGCGGGGGCTCACTGCCCTCCACAGCCTGAGAATTTGGGATTGCGAAGATCTTGAGAGAATTGAAGATTGGCTCGGGGAGCTCCCCGGCCTGCAGTGCTTGGAGATCAGTGGCTGCAGCAGTCTCCGTTACTTGCCTGCCCATAAGATGACCACGCTGACGGAGTTATCTATTCATGATTGCCCGCTGTTGTTCGATGCAGGCGGACAATTTGTCGACACCAGCGTCGATCACATCGAAGAAGTCTGTGTTAATGGAAG GGAATACCCATACGAGGAACAAGTGAGCAACTCGCcacagaaggagaaaaagagttgGACAAGTTGTTGGAGAAAATCGAATTAG